One Lampris incognitus isolate fLamInc1 chromosome 14, fLamInc1.hap2, whole genome shotgun sequence DNA window includes the following coding sequences:
- the efcab14 gene encoding EF-hand calcium-binding domain-containing protein 14 isoform X1, with translation MKKRKELNALIGLGDSKRKKAKKGSGHRLLRTEPPDSESESSSDDDEFSNMSSVATFGKRSYTQCCNVCYPLFLFIILAACVMACAGLIWMQIALKEDLDSLKEKLHTMESSQKVLSHEIPKLSEDLKTKQRKVDDIESGDKGLSKLWSNLTEMNRKISLLDSAVNHLKANIKSASDLINLPTTVEELQKSVATIGSTLTSVQHDVKTMQAALESQKKDSDNLKTTMELTDLRVAVSEANKTQEMHHAWTNDQIHSLLSSFSNLSERVSSLEHHSDQAAKRRGSEGATDQQSSNRNPATDPVKDVLTAEPPAHVGAYGDLTPLADPQPTRRPRFLSPKRSKRFSGTGCPKTVSIPGVGCLKDLEDVFQQAGLGRHSRGMSYQDLRKQFGSAISEANIMNCFDKDGDQRYSLWELQAAAGL, from the exons atgaagaagaggaaggagctCAATGCCTTGATCGGACTCGGGGATAGTAAGAGGAAGAAGGCCAAGAAGGGCTCTGGTCACCGGCTCCTGCGAACCGAACCCCCAGACTCGGAGTCCGAGTCGAGTTCGGACGACGATGAGTTCAGCAACATGAGTAGTGTTGCCACCTTCGGGAA AAGAAGTTACACGCAGTGCTGCAACGTCTGCTACCCCCTGTTCTTATTCATCATTCTGGCTGCCTGTGTCATGGCTTGTGCCGGACTCATATGGATGCAGATCGCTCTTAAAGAAGATCTAGACTCACTGAAAGAAAAGCTGCACACAA tggaatccagCCAGAAAGTGTTATCACACGAAATACCAAAATTAAGTGAGGATctgaaaaccaagcagaggaaGGTTGACGATATCGAAAGTGGGGACAAGGGTTTGAGCAAACTGTGGTCCAACTTAACAGAGATGAACAGGAAG ATTAGTTTACTGGACTCTGCAGTCAACCATCTTAAGGCAAACATCAAATCGGCCTCAGATTTAATCAACCTCCCAACTACAGTTGAAGAACTCCAAAAG aGTGTAGCTACAATTGGCAGCACACTAACAAGTGTACAGCATGATGTTAAGACTATGCAAGCTGCTCTTGAAAGTCAGAAGAAAGATTCGGACAATTTGAAAACGACCATG GAATTGACAGACCTGAGAGTAGCTGTGAGCGAAGCGAATAAAACCCAGGAGATGCATCACGCGTGGACTAATGATCAGATCCACAGTCTCTTGTCGAGCTTCTCCAATCTGTCCGAGAGAGTTTCCTCTTTGGAGCATCATTCTGACCAAGCTGCAAAGCGGAGA GGTTCTGAGGGAGCAACTGATCAGCAGTCCAGCAACAGAAATCCAGCAACTGACCCAGTTAAAGATGTTTTAACAGCCGAGCCACCAGCCCATGTTGGTGCATATG GTGACCTCACACCGTTGGCAGACCCACAGCCAACTAGACGTCCGCGCTTCTTGTCTCCGAAGCGCTCCAAGAGGTTTTCTGGGACAGGATGCCCAAAGACTGTGTCCATACCTGGCGTCGGATGTCTTAAAG ATCTGGAAGACGTCTTCCAGCAAGCAGGCCTTGGACGTCATTCACGTGGAATGTCCTACCAAGATCTGAGGAAGCAGTTTGGATCAGCAATTTCTGAAGCCAATATCATGAACTGCTTTGACAAAGACGGGGACCAAAGGTACTCGCTGTGGGAACTGCAAGCTGCGGCGGGGTTGTGA
- the efcab14 gene encoding EF-hand calcium-binding domain-containing protein 14 isoform X2: MKKRKELNALIGLGDSKRKKAKKGSGHRLLRTEPPDSESESSSDDDEFSNMSSVATFGKSYTQCCNVCYPLFLFIILAACVMACAGLIWMQIALKEDLDSLKEKLHTMESSQKVLSHEIPKLSEDLKTKQRKVDDIESGDKGLSKLWSNLTEMNRKISLLDSAVNHLKANIKSASDLINLPTTVEELQKSVATIGSTLTSVQHDVKTMQAALESQKKDSDNLKTTMELTDLRVAVSEANKTQEMHHAWTNDQIHSLLSSFSNLSERVSSLEHHSDQAAKRRGSEGATDQQSSNRNPATDPVKDVLTAEPPAHVGAYGDLTPLADPQPTRRPRFLSPKRSKRFSGTGCPKTVSIPGVGCLKDLEDVFQQAGLGRHSRGMSYQDLRKQFGSAISEANIMNCFDKDGDQRYSLWELQAAAGL; encoded by the exons atgaagaagaggaaggagctCAATGCCTTGATCGGACTCGGGGATAGTAAGAGGAAGAAGGCCAAGAAGGGCTCTGGTCACCGGCTCCTGCGAACCGAACCCCCAGACTCGGAGTCCGAGTCGAGTTCGGACGACGATGAGTTCAGCAACATGAGTAGTGTTGCCACCTTCGGGAA AAGTTACACGCAGTGCTGCAACGTCTGCTACCCCCTGTTCTTATTCATCATTCTGGCTGCCTGTGTCATGGCTTGTGCCGGACTCATATGGATGCAGATCGCTCTTAAAGAAGATCTAGACTCACTGAAAGAAAAGCTGCACACAA tggaatccagCCAGAAAGTGTTATCACACGAAATACCAAAATTAAGTGAGGATctgaaaaccaagcagaggaaGGTTGACGATATCGAAAGTGGGGACAAGGGTTTGAGCAAACTGTGGTCCAACTTAACAGAGATGAACAGGAAG ATTAGTTTACTGGACTCTGCAGTCAACCATCTTAAGGCAAACATCAAATCGGCCTCAGATTTAATCAACCTCCCAACTACAGTTGAAGAACTCCAAAAG aGTGTAGCTACAATTGGCAGCACACTAACAAGTGTACAGCATGATGTTAAGACTATGCAAGCTGCTCTTGAAAGTCAGAAGAAAGATTCGGACAATTTGAAAACGACCATG GAATTGACAGACCTGAGAGTAGCTGTGAGCGAAGCGAATAAAACCCAGGAGATGCATCACGCGTGGACTAATGATCAGATCCACAGTCTCTTGTCGAGCTTCTCCAATCTGTCCGAGAGAGTTTCCTCTTTGGAGCATCATTCTGACCAAGCTGCAAAGCGGAGA GGTTCTGAGGGAGCAACTGATCAGCAGTCCAGCAACAGAAATCCAGCAACTGACCCAGTTAAAGATGTTTTAACAGCCGAGCCACCAGCCCATGTTGGTGCATATG GTGACCTCACACCGTTGGCAGACCCACAGCCAACTAGACGTCCGCGCTTCTTGTCTCCGAAGCGCTCCAAGAGGTTTTCTGGGACAGGATGCCCAAAGACTGTGTCCATACCTGGCGTCGGATGTCTTAAAG ATCTGGAAGACGTCTTCCAGCAAGCAGGCCTTGGACGTCATTCACGTGGAATGTCCTACCAAGATCTGAGGAAGCAGTTTGGATCAGCAATTTCTGAAGCCAATATCATGAACTGCTTTGACAAAGACGGGGACCAAAGGTACTCGCTGTGGGAACTGCAAGCTGCGGCGGGGTTGTGA
- the znf830 gene encoding zinc finger protein 830, which yields MASSKKGKKVINQDELRRLMRQKQRQATDKKRIESPFAKYNSLGHLSCVLCNVQVKTEILWQTHVLGKQHRENASDLKGQKPTQQCQPDKRKTQDPEDINGKRAKLASAAGQSSQGLPSDFFEKPSDKGRGPTKTSTGLGLLTGVYDDDDTEDEKEDEDPAKPAETPGGVQRKGQSAPAGLPADFFDSSIPPAPAVSHSGSILKADEPEKSAEKKENTAEALPEGFFDDPVRDAKVRKVDAPKDLLDKEWEEFQKEMRQVNTKSEAIVAEDDEEGRLERQIDEIDEQIQCYRRVEVLRDKRDVVRSKSAHEGNPTREASESLEEEDEEDLLHLLSRDWRAKGALA from the coding sequence AAAGTTATAAATCAAGACGAACTTCGGCGTTTAatgaggcaaaaacagagacaggcGACAGACAAGAAGCGCATCGAATCCCCCTTCGCCAAATACAACAGCCTCGGCCACCTCAGCTGCGTCTTGTGCAATGTGCAGGTGAAGACGGAGATTCTGTGGCAAACTCATGTCCTCGGAAAACAGCACAGAGAAAACGCGTCTGATCTGAAAGGACAGAAGCCGACGCAACAGTGCCAGCCGGACAAAAGAAAAACCCAAGACCCCGAGGACATAAATGGGAAAAGGGCCAAATTGGCGTCGGCTGCCGGCCAGTCTTCGCAAGGCTTGCCCAGTGATTTCTTCGAGAAACCGAGCGATAAGGGACGTGGTCCCACTAAGACCTCTACAGGTCTCGGCCTTTTAACTGGGGTCTACGACGACGACGATACTGAGGATGAGAAGGAAGACGAGGACCCAGCCAAGCCCGCGGAGACCCCGGGCGGTGTTCAACGGAAGGGTCAGTCGGCTCCAGCGGGACTACCGGCGGACTTCTTCGACAGCTCGATCCCGCCCGCCCCCGCCGTCTCTCATTCGGGGTCCATCCTGAAAGCAGACGAGCCGGAGAAAAGCgcggaaaagaaagaaaacaccgCCGAGGCGCTGCCCGAGGGCTTCTTCGACGACCCGGTGAGGGACGCCAAAGTACGCAAAGTCGACGCACCCAAAGACCTCCTGGACAAAGAGTGGGAAGAGTTTCAGAAGGAAATGCGCCAGGTCAACACCAAGTCGGAGGCCATTGTAGCCGAGGACGACGAGGAGGGTCGCCTTGAACGCCAGATCGACGAAATCGACGAGCAGATCCAGTGCTACAGACGAGTGGAGGTACTGCGAGATAAGCGGGACGTGGTTAGAAGCAAGTCTGCGCACGAGGGGAATCCCACGCGAGAGGCGTCAGAGAGCCTGGAGGAAGAGGACGAGGAGGACCTGCTTCACTTGCTGTCCCGTGACTGGAGGGCTAAAGGGGCACTTGCCTAA